A stretch of the Agrobacterium vitis genome encodes the following:
- a CDS encoding IS110 family transposase has protein sequence MAEHRAETHVIGGVDTHKDLHVAAVVDHRDRVLGTESFPTTRHGYRLMLAWMRSFGDLQRVGIECSGSYGAGLLRYMQTAGVEILEVTAPDKLDRRRRGKNDNFDAESAAHAAFARRHTVTPRSRDGMVESLRILRVCRKTAIQARRIALQMIQMTIVCAPDKIRDPLRSMTRMQLIRTLAAGRPDLTAYRQVEEAYRISLKSLARRYLELHDEIADLDDMIEAIVKDLAPELLAQTAIGVNSAAQLLLTAGDNSDRLKSEASFAALCGVSPVPASSGKTVRHRLNRGGDRAANSAIHIIAIGRLRLDARTQDYVARRIAAGKSKLEAIRCLKRYIAREVFAIIMRRHREINQSQIAA, from the coding sequence ATGGCTGAACACCGAGCAGAAACTCACGTCATTGGTGGCGTCGATACACACAAGGACTTGCATGTCGCGGCAGTCGTTGATCATCGCGACCGCGTTCTCGGTACCGAGAGCTTCCCGACAACCCGACACGGCTATCGCTTGATGCTGGCTTGGATGCGATCGTTCGGGGATCTCCAGCGGGTCGGGATCGAATGCTCTGGCAGCTACGGCGCGGGGTTGCTGCGCTACATGCAAACCGCAGGTGTCGAGATTCTGGAGGTCACCGCACCTGACAAACTCGACCGCCGCCGGCGCGGCAAGAATGACAACTTCGACGCAGAAAGTGCGGCCCACGCAGCCTTTGCGAGACGGCACACCGTAACGCCACGCAGCAGGGACGGCATGGTAGAAAGTTTACGCATCCTAAGGGTTTGCCGCAAAACCGCTATTCAGGCGCGCCGTATTGCCCTGCAGATGATCCAGATGACCATCGTCTGCGCACCGGACAAAATCCGCGATCCGCTGCGCAGCATGACGCGGATGCAATTGATCCGTACGCTCGCAGCCGGCAGACCTGACCTCACTGCGTATCGCCAGGTCGAGGAAGCCTACCGCATCTCTCTCAAGTCTCTGGCGCGGCGTTATCTCGAACTCCATGACGAGATCGCCGATCTCGACGACATGATTGAGGCCATCGTCAAGGATCTCGCTCCTGAACTACTTGCTCAAACCGCAATCGGCGTGAACAGTGCGGCGCAGTTGCTTCTCACGGCGGGCGATAACTCCGACCGGTTGAAGTCCGAGGCGAGCTTCGCCGCATTGTGCGGCGTCAGCCCCGTCCCCGCTTCTTCCGGAAAAACGGTTCGGCACAGGTTGAACAGGGGTGGGGATCGCGCAGCAAACAGTGCCATCCACATCATCGCCATTGGGAGGCTTCGATTGGATGCACGCACGCAGGACTACGTCGCCCGACGGATCGCAGCCGGAAAATCGAAGCTCGAGGCAATTCGCTGCCTCAAACGCTACATCGCCCGCGAAGTCTTCGCCATCATCATGCGGCGGCACAGGGAAATCAACCAAAGCCAAATCGCGGCTTGA
- a CDS encoding DUF2188 domain-containing protein has translation MSGKNQHVVPHANGWAVQGAGNSRATAVHSTQAEATAHARSIAQNQQSELLIHGRNGQIRERDSYGNDPYPPKG, from the coding sequence ATGTCAGGAAAGAACCAACACGTTGTGCCGCATGCTAATGGTTGGGCAGTGCAGGGTGCCGGGAACAGCCGCGCCACTGCGGTTCACTCTACCCAAGCTGAAGCAACGGCTCATGCTCGTTCGATCGCGCAGAACCAACAGTCTGAACTGTTGATCCACGGCCGAAACGGTCAGATTCGTGAACGAGACAGTTATGGCAATGATCCCTACCCACCAAAGGGCTGA
- a CDS encoding flavodoxin family protein: MPLKVLALNGTLKTSDSSEASSTGKLLELIAEEFKKYGVETETIRLADHNIKPGVTSDEGEGDGWPAIRAKVLEADILLMGTPIWLGQPASVCKRALERMDAFLEETDDQGRMVSYGKVAAVAVVGNEDGAHHVSAELFQALNDVGFTIPANAVAYWVGEAMGSTNFVDLKETPEAVQTMVSMLARNAAHLAGLLQQSQYPGEEE, translated from the coding sequence ATGCCTCTCAAAGTTCTCGCTCTCAACGGCACGCTCAAAACTTCGGATTCGTCGGAAGCCTCGTCTACCGGAAAGTTGCTTGAGCTGATCGCCGAGGAATTCAAGAAGTACGGCGTTGAAACCGAAACGATCCGGCTGGCTGACCACAATATCAAGCCGGGCGTGACGTCGGATGAAGGCGAGGGAGACGGATGGCCTGCGATCCGTGCAAAGGTTCTCGAAGCCGATATCTTGCTGATGGGAACACCGATCTGGCTCGGTCAGCCTGCAAGTGTGTGCAAGCGGGCGCTCGAACGGATGGACGCTTTCCTGGAAGAGACCGACGATCAAGGCCGGATGGTTTCTTATGGCAAGGTCGCGGCCGTCGCAGTGGTCGGAAACGAGGATGGTGCTCATCATGTCTCAGCGGAGTTGTTCCAGGCGCTTAACGACGTCGGCTTCACCATCCCAGCGAACGCGGTGGCCTATTGGGTCGGTGAGGCGATGGGGTCAACGAACTTTGTCGATCTGAAAGAGACGCCCGAAGCCGTTCAGACGATGGTATCGATGCTTGCGCGAAACGCTGCACACCTCGCCGGTTTGCTGCAGCAATCGCAGTATCCGGGCGAAGAGGAATAG
- a CDS encoding tripartite tricarboxylate transporter permease — protein sequence MDLISNLALGFETALTPINIVWCFVGVLLGTLVGVLPGIGPTATIAMLLPITFTFSPVTSLIMLSGIYYGAQYGGSTTAILINLPGESSSAVTAIDGYQMARKGRAGQALATAALGSFFAGCVATMLLAIAAPPLASIALEFGAPEYFALIVLGLLVSISLAHGSVLKALGMIVIGLLLGTVGQDIYTGEERFTFGRLELSQGINFVSIAVGIFGVSEIFRNLQNEHTREIGVKHVTNLWLTRDDFRRIIGPVLRGTALGSLLGVLPGGGHVLASFASYSVEKNLSKNPAEFGHGAIEGVAGPESANNAAAQTSFIPLLTLGIPAHPVMALIVGAFILQGITPGPDVITSQPALFWGIIASMWIGNLLLVILNLPLIGLWVKMLTIPYRMLFPAIVIFASIGCYSINNNPFDVYAIIVSGILGYVLIRVGCEPAPLLLGFVLGPLLEEHLRRAMIISRGDATVFVTNPIAASLLGLGLVCVILALLPSIRSKRDQVFVEDD from the coding sequence ATGGATCTGATCTCGAATCTTGCCCTTGGCTTCGAAACGGCTCTCACGCCGATAAACATCGTCTGGTGTTTCGTTGGCGTACTGCTCGGCACGCTCGTTGGCGTATTGCCCGGCATCGGGCCGACAGCGACGATCGCGATGCTTCTGCCGATCACGTTTACATTCTCCCCGGTAACGTCCTTGATCATGCTTTCGGGCATCTACTACGGCGCCCAGTATGGTGGGTCCACAACAGCAATCCTCATCAACCTGCCGGGGGAAAGTTCTTCCGCTGTCACAGCGATCGATGGCTATCAGATGGCCCGAAAGGGTCGTGCCGGCCAAGCATTGGCAACCGCGGCGCTCGGATCCTTCTTCGCAGGCTGCGTGGCAACAATGCTGTTGGCGATCGCGGCTCCGCCGCTTGCCTCCATCGCGCTCGAATTTGGCGCGCCGGAATATTTTGCCCTGATCGTTCTCGGGCTGCTCGTTTCGATCTCACTCGCTCACGGTTCGGTCCTCAAGGCGCTGGGCATGATCGTCATCGGCTTGCTGCTTGGGACGGTGGGCCAGGACATCTATACGGGCGAGGAGCGCTTCACGTTCGGTCGCCTGGAATTGTCGCAGGGGATCAACTTTGTTTCGATTGCTGTTGGAATATTCGGGGTCTCCGAAATCTTCCGCAACCTTCAGAACGAGCACACGCGCGAAATCGGAGTGAAACACGTCACGAACCTTTGGCTGACGAGAGACGATTTCCGGCGGATTATCGGCCCTGTATTGCGGGGAACGGCGCTTGGCTCGCTTCTCGGCGTATTGCCGGGCGGCGGTCACGTATTGGCGTCCTTTGCCAGCTATTCGGTCGAGAAGAACCTGTCGAAAAATCCGGCCGAATTTGGCCATGGCGCGATCGAAGGCGTGGCGGGACCCGAAAGCGCCAACAACGCTGCGGCGCAGACGTCCTTCATTCCGCTGCTTACCCTCGGCATTCCGGCCCATCCAGTCATGGCACTCATTGTTGGCGCCTTTATCCTGCAGGGGATCACGCCGGGGCCGGACGTCATTACCAGCCAGCCGGCGCTGTTCTGGGGCATCATCGCATCGATGTGGATCGGTAACCTGTTGCTGGTGATCCTCAACCTGCCGCTGATCGGGCTGTGGGTGAAGATGCTGACCATTCCCTACCGCATGCTGTTTCCGGCCATCGTCATCTTTGCCTCGATCGGATGTTATTCCATCAACAACAACCCCTTCGACGTCTATGCAATCATCGTCTCGGGCATACTTGGCTACGTGCTGATCCGTGTGGGCTGCGAACCGGCACCCCTTCTGCTGGGATTCGTTCTGGGGCCGCTGCTCGAGGAGCATCTCCGGCGGGCGATGATCATCTCCCGCGGCGACGCGACGGTGTTCGTCACAAACCCGATCGCTGCATCGCTGCTCGGCCTGGGTCTGGTCTGCGTAATCCTGGCGCTCCTACCGTCGATACGTTCCAAGCGCGATCAGGTGTTCGTAGAGGATGACTGA
- a CDS encoding helix-turn-helix domain-containing protein: MSLASKLKELRLKRGESLQQVGDAVSVSKAHIWELEKGTSTNPGLELLKKLAAHFNVTVQYLAEDDQEELDRSSLQFFREFGGKLSDKDWETLRVVADRLKDKDAK, from the coding sequence ATGTCATTAGCTTCGAAGCTCAAGGAGCTTCGGTTGAAGCGCGGAGAGTCGCTCCAACAGGTTGGCGACGCGGTGTCAGTTTCGAAGGCTCATATTTGGGAACTGGAGAAGGGAACCAGCACCAATCCGGGCCTTGAGCTTCTTAAGAAGCTCGCCGCACATTTCAACGTTACCGTCCAGTACCTTGCTGAGGACGATCAGGAAGAGCTTGACCGATCCTCATTACAATTTTTTCGCGAGTTCGGCGGCAAACTATCTGATAAGGATTGGGAAACGCTGCGCGTTGTCGCCGACCGCCTGAAGGATAAGGACGCGAAATGA
- a CDS encoding IS5 family transposase, with amino-acid sequence MAWTEITRRQYARRTARYASDMTDREWLLMEPFLPMPRRLGRPRTTDLREVVDALLYIATTGCQWRMLPKDFPPCSTVQRYFYEWRALGLWARVNHHLVMEARELEGREASPTAGVIDSQSVKTTESGGIRGYDAGKKTKGRKRHIIVDTLGLMVGLMVHSADIQDRDGAPDLLKSIRHRWPWLLHVFADGGYAGNKLKQRLKKIGRWTIEIIKRSDKAKGFEVLPRRWVVERTFAWLGRCRRLAKDVERSIASAEAWIMIAHIRLITRRLARYRYR; translated from the coding sequence ATGGCCTGGACTGAAATCACCCGTCGGCAATATGCCCGGCGAACGGCACGCTACGCAAGTGACATGACAGATCGGGAATGGCTTTTGATGGAGCCTTTTCTGCCGATGCCCCGCCGCTTGGGCCGCCCCCGCACCACTGATTTGCGCGAGGTCGTCGACGCTCTGCTTTACATCGCCACGACTGGTTGCCAGTGGCGCATGCTGCCGAAGGATTTCCCGCCCTGTTCGACCGTCCAGCGTTATTTCTATGAATGGCGCGCGCTGGGACTTTGGGCGCGCGTCAACCATCATCTGGTGATGGAGGCCCGCGAGCTGGAGGGCAGAGAGGCAAGTCCGACGGCCGGTGTGATCGATAGCCAGAGCGTGAAAACCACGGAAAGCGGTGGCATACGAGGCTATGATGCGGGCAAGAAAACTAAAGGGCGCAAGCGCCATATCATCGTCGATACGCTTGGTCTGATGGTCGGTCTCATGGTTCACAGCGCCGACATCCAGGATCGCGATGGCGCTCCCGATCTCCTTAAATCCATCCGCCACAGGTGGCCATGGTTGCTACACGTCTTCGCCGATGGTGGTTACGCGGGCAACAAGTTGAAGCAACGGCTGAAGAAGATCGGGCGCTGGACGATTGAGATCATCAAGCGATCAGACAAGGCGAAAGGCTTCGAGGTTCTACCGCGTCGCTGGGTGGTCGAGCGGACCTTCGCCTGGCTCGGTAGATGCCGAAGATTGGCCAAGGACGTCGAACGCTCCATCGCATCAGCCGAGGCATGGATCATGATCGCCCACATTCGCCTGATAACCAGACGGCTCGCAAGGTATCGATATCGTTGA
- a CDS encoding ComF family protein — protein MQVQIKQITGSWDLGYALHKHSLHSTFTGHNEFGHPTYDTTRSEPGEALYQLKYRNDWSQAGPIAAQIKTSILPLFETIGLIVPMPASTLRARQPVDEIANELAKVIDASVFNNIIVKAPAPEGGTPLKNLNTKAEKDAALAGRFSINDQISGDGSWNALLLDDLYDTGATMDAVCKTLKTYPKIARVYAVAVTWK, from the coding sequence ATGCAAGTTCAGATAAAGCAAATCACAGGATCCTGGGATTTGGGATACGCATTACACAAGCATTCTCTCCACAGCACCTTCACCGGGCACAATGAATTTGGCCACCCTACTTATGACACCACCAGGTCAGAGCCCGGAGAAGCACTTTATCAGCTCAAATATCGCAATGACTGGTCGCAGGCTGGACCGATAGCCGCCCAAATTAAGACGTCAATTCTACCACTATTTGAAACGATAGGGTTGATAGTACCCATGCCTGCGTCCACCCTGCGTGCCAGACAACCTGTCGATGAGATCGCCAACGAACTGGCCAAGGTCATTGACGCCAGCGTGTTCAACAACATCATCGTAAAGGCTCCGGCTCCTGAGGGCGGCACGCCGCTCAAGAATTTAAACACAAAGGCAGAAAAGGATGCCGCGCTCGCTGGGCGTTTTTCGATTAACGATCAGATTTCTGGCGATGGTAGTTGGAACGCCTTACTGTTAGATGACCTATATGATACTGGCGCAACGATGGACGCGGTGTGTAAAACACTTAAGACCTACCCGAAGATCGCACGGGTCTACGCTGTTGCCGTGACTTGGAAGTGA
- a CDS encoding toll/interleukin-1 receptor domain-containing protein, whose product MARCTAPVKGHRSAAAAADCPACGSRYGRYSSSRGYGGAYSSSPSSSYFQSGSSSGRSSSSGGSGRRTAKPRWSGAGSTVLYTPEQVQSLTPVRENVENLAASQPDLRDVFLCHAWDDRQGSAKELHDLLEARGVRVWFSEKDLGLGVPMMRAIDKGLINSRVGIVLVTPAMLRRLPAEGIADKELSALLRRERLVPVVHGTTYEELEQVSLLLASRAGLSTAEESMAEVAAKIAELVVTQS is encoded by the coding sequence ATGGCTAGATGCACCGCTCCAGTAAAGGGCCATCGATCAGCCGCTGCGGCAGCCGACTGTCCTGCTTGTGGAAGCCGCTATGGTCGCTATAGCAGTTCTAGAGGATACGGCGGCGCGTACAGCTCGTCCCCGAGTTCTTCATACTTCCAGTCAGGAAGCAGCAGCGGCCGAAGCAGCAGTAGTGGCGGGTCGGGGCGCCGCACTGCAAAGCCGCGATGGTCCGGAGCCGGTTCGACTGTGTTGTATACGCCCGAACAAGTGCAATCACTCACGCCTGTTCGCGAAAATGTCGAGAATTTAGCAGCGTCGCAGCCTGACCTTCGAGACGTTTTTCTTTGTCATGCGTGGGATGACAGGCAGGGATCTGCCAAGGAACTGCATGACCTGCTCGAAGCGCGAGGTGTACGTGTGTGGTTCAGCGAGAAGGATCTTGGCCTTGGCGTGCCGATGATGCGGGCGATCGATAAGGGTTTGATTAATTCCCGAGTTGGTATCGTTCTGGTGACCCCGGCTATGCTACGCCGTTTGCCGGCAGAAGGCATTGCAGACAAAGAGCTGTCAGCGCTTCTAAGGCGCGAGCGGCTCGTTCCGGTTGTTCACGGGACAACCTATGAAGAGCTTGAGCAGGTCAGCCTACTGTTAGCCTCCCGAGCTGGGTTGAGCACTGCCGAAGAGTCGATGGCGGAAGTCGCCGCTAAGATCGCCGAACTAGTTGTCACTCAGTCTTGA
- a CDS encoding SDR family oxidoreductase — MMEDTRNPTPPYPEQQQEPPGKTAEMAPVPDHGEKSYKGDGKLTGKVALITGADSGIGKAVAIAFAREGADIVISYLNEDDDARDTAKWIEEAGRKALVVPGDIKSEEHCKDLVQRAVNELGGIDILVNNAAFQRTYGDIADITAEEWDETFRTNIYAPYFLSKAAAPHMKPGSSIINTTSIQSRQPSPQLLAYASTKGAISNFTAGLAEMLAEKGIRVNAVAPGPIWTPLIPSTMPAEKAAKFGENTLIGRAGQPAELAGAYVLLASDLGSYMTGAVIPVTGGEIMI, encoded by the coding sequence ATGATGGAAGACACTCGAAACCCTACGCCGCCATATCCTGAACAGCAGCAGGAGCCGCCAGGCAAGACTGCGGAAATGGCACCTGTCCCCGATCATGGTGAGAAGTCCTACAAGGGTGACGGCAAGCTGACCGGTAAAGTCGCCCTCATCACCGGAGCCGACTCCGGGATTGGCAAGGCCGTCGCTATCGCGTTTGCCCGCGAAGGCGCCGACATCGTCATTTCCTACCTGAACGAGGATGACGACGCCCGCGATACCGCAAAGTGGATCGAGGAAGCGGGACGCAAGGCTCTTGTCGTTCCGGGCGACATCAAGTCCGAGGAACATTGCAAGGATCTCGTACAGCGCGCCGTTAACGAACTTGGTGGCATCGACATCCTCGTCAACAATGCAGCGTTCCAGCGGACCTATGGCGACATCGCCGACATCACGGCCGAGGAATGGGACGAAACCTTCCGCACCAATATCTACGCACCATACTTCCTCTCGAAGGCCGCTGCTCCTCACATGAAGCCAGGTAGCTCGATCATTAACACGACCTCGATCCAGTCGCGGCAGCCGTCGCCTCAGCTTCTTGCATACGCGTCCACGAAAGGCGCGATTTCGAACTTCACGGCGGGTCTCGCCGAGATGCTTGCGGAAAAAGGCATTCGCGTAAATGCGGTCGCGCCGGGGCCGATCTGGACGCCGCTCATCCCTTCGACGATGCCAGCGGAAAAGGCTGCCAAGTTTGGGGAAAACACCCTTATCGGCCGGGCCGGACAGCCAGCAGAACTGGCGGGTGCCTACGTCCTGCTCGCCTCCGATCTGGGAAGCTACATGACGGGAGCCGTCATTCCGGTAACCGGAGGCGAGATCATGATCTGA
- a CDS encoding tripartite tricarboxylate transporter TctB family protein: MATLEKYTRKNLIAGGIFIAIAASFAVQGLRYEFGTATQMGPGFFPVVLAFVLGALGVVIGLDGLRSEPEPTDGSVPWRGLVLICLALAIFAAGARDLGLVPVVLLCTFMTALASRRNSLVSAAMMAAVIATLCYLVFKVGLAVAIPTFGPVFGL, encoded by the coding sequence ATGGCTACACTCGAAAAGTACACCCGGAAAAACCTGATTGCCGGTGGCATCTTCATCGCCATCGCGGCCTCGTTCGCTGTGCAGGGTCTAAGATATGAGTTCGGGACCGCGACCCAGATGGGCCCGGGCTTTTTCCCGGTGGTGCTCGCTTTCGTATTGGGCGCACTAGGCGTCGTCATCGGCCTTGATGGCTTGCGCAGTGAGCCGGAGCCGACCGATGGTTCCGTGCCCTGGCGCGGGCTCGTCCTTATCTGTCTGGCACTTGCCATCTTTGCGGCCGGAGCCCGCGATCTTGGGCTCGTACCCGTCGTCCTGCTGTGCACGTTCATGACGGCACTCGCGTCTCGCCGAAACTCGCTGGTATCGGCGGCTATGATGGCCGCCGTCATTGCCACTCTTTGCTATCTGGTCTTCAAGGTCGGGCTGGCAGTTGCCATTCCGACATTCGGGCCGGTTTTCGGACTATGA
- a CDS encoding GTP pyrophosphokinase, which translates to MTVEAQYRARYETVLFPIADKLSTLLHEIFAGQPRIDRISTRPKSVERFVGKATAEKDGKAKYDAPLHQIQDQIGARIITFYKDDVHRISEEVQRYFHAIESKDMLPENEWEFGYFGNHHILMLQQDLIDPNFNKDLVPYCFELQIKTLFQHAWSEANHDLGYKPGQQPLESDELRQLAFTSAQAWGADRVFNDLFVKRSSQH; encoded by the coding sequence ATGACGGTAGAAGCTCAATATCGAGCGCGATACGAAACCGTGCTCTTTCCCATCGCCGATAAGCTTTCCACCTTATTGCACGAGATCTTCGCAGGTCAGCCGCGGATCGATCGCATCTCGACGCGCCCGAAGTCCGTGGAGCGCTTCGTAGGGAAAGCCACTGCGGAGAAGGATGGCAAAGCGAAGTACGATGCTCCGCTTCATCAGATACAGGATCAGATCGGCGCGCGGATCATCACCTTCTACAAGGATGATGTGCATAGGATTTCGGAGGAAGTTCAGCGCTACTTCCACGCGATCGAGTCGAAAGACATGTTGCCGGAGAACGAGTGGGAATTTGGATATTTTGGAAATCACCATATTCTTATGCTGCAGCAAGATCTGATCGACCCGAATTTCAACAAGGACCTTGTGCCCTATTGCTTCGAGCTGCAGATTAAGACGCTCTTTCAGCATGCGTGGTCCGAGGCGAACCACGATCTCGGCTATAAGCCCGGGCAGCAGCCACTCGAAAGCGATGAGTTGCGACAGCTTGCCTTCACTTCCGCTCAGGCGTGGGGAGCGGATCGGGTGTTCAACGACCTGTTCGTAAAGCGGAGCTCGCAGCATTGA
- a CDS encoding low affinity iron permease family protein, with amino-acid sequence MDRLFAKFANATARATGSPIAFILCVAAVVIWAVSGPFFGFSETWQLVINTGTTIITFLMVFLIQNTQNRDGTALQTKLDEIILSSDAENEFIGIEKLTDAELEALHLRCEKSAKRSQAILKRTHAERKARKTSS; translated from the coding sequence ATGGATCGCCTGTTTGCAAAATTCGCTAATGCAACGGCCCGGGCAACCGGTAGTCCGATCGCCTTTATTCTCTGTGTTGCCGCTGTGGTTATCTGGGCAGTATCTGGGCCATTTTTCGGGTTTTCGGAAACGTGGCAGCTGGTGATCAATACCGGCACAACCATTATCACATTTCTAATGGTGTTCTTAATCCAGAACACCCAAAATCGGGATGGGACTGCCCTTCAGACCAAGCTCGACGAGATCATACTCTCCTCTGACGCCGAGAATGAATTCATCGGGATTGAGAAGTTGACCGACGCTGAACTCGAAGCACTTCATCTTCGTTGTGAAAAATCGGCCAAGCGTTCACAAGCCATCCTGAAGAGGACGCACGCCGAGCGAAAAGCCCGCAAGACCAGCTCATAG
- a CDS encoding helix-turn-helix domain-containing protein — protein sequence MANATNPADGDSACAQNMKLRVILITAIGSRVKAKGWTQAEAARLLGVTQPRVSDLLRHEVGVFGLDTLINMAAAAGLNVEMRVSDAV from the coding sequence ATAGCCAATGCGACCAATCCAGCGGATGGAGACTCCGCATGTGCCCAAAACATGAAATTGCGTGTGATTTTAATCACGGCGATTGGGAGCCGTGTGAAAGCAAAGGGTTGGACGCAGGCGGAAGCTGCCCGGCTACTTGGCGTAACTCAGCCTCGTGTGTCAGATCTGCTCCGGCACGAGGTAGGCGTTTTCGGCTTGGACACGTTGATCAATATGGCTGCTGCTGCTGGGTTGAATGTTGAAATGCGTGTCAGCGACGCTGTCTAA
- a CDS encoding trehalase-like domain-containing protein → MLHHLVPERTHGFLEHYAAIGDGRTVALVGADGSIDWWCAPEMDSPPLFNRMHDCDSGRSSVTPVEKFKIERRHLEKSMFSSR, encoded by the coding sequence ATGCTTCATCATCTCGTCCCCGAACGCACGCATGGTTTTCTCGAACACTATGCGGCTATCGGAGATGGACGCACCGTCGCTCTCGTCGGTGCGGACGGTTCCATCGATTGGTGGTGTGCGCCGGAGATGGATTCGCCGCCGCTCTTCAACCGGATGCACGACTGCGATAGTGGACGCTCCTCGGTCACGCCGGTGGAGAAATTCAAGATCGAGCGCCGGCACCTGGAAAAAAGCATGTTCTCGAGTCGATAG
- a CDS encoding DUF6766 family protein — protein MRVLKDNGLTIVLLVLTIATITGMLLTGWQVNNENIIQHGGTALSLATYAASGHFLSAIFENWESEFLQMSAYVMLTAMLFQRGSAESKDPDKSASQDEDPASHARQPGASWAVRASGWLRTLYSYSLGIALALLFAASFILHLRYSAIAENAEAAMHGHPAQSIMQHLASTQFWFESFQNWQSEFLSTAVIVVLSIFLRFRGSPESKPVAAPHSETGS, from the coding sequence ATGCGGGTACTGAAAGACAATGGGCTGACTATCGTTCTGTTGGTGCTGACCATCGCGACCATAACCGGAATGCTCTTGACGGGATGGCAGGTCAACAACGAGAACATCATCCAGCATGGTGGCACGGCGCTGTCGCTCGCAACCTATGCCGCGTCAGGACACTTCCTGTCCGCCATCTTCGAGAACTGGGAAAGCGAGTTCCTGCAAATGTCGGCATATGTGATGCTGACGGCTATGCTGTTCCAGCGCGGCTCAGCGGAATCGAAAGATCCGGACAAAAGCGCATCTCAGGACGAAGATCCAGCAAGCCATGCGAGACAACCGGGCGCTTCCTGGGCCGTGAGGGCGAGTGGATGGTTGCGAACCCTCTACTCATATTCGCTGGGCATAGCGCTCGCGCTGCTGTTCGCCGCCAGTTTCATTCTTCACCTCCGCTACAGCGCTATTGCTGAGAACGCAGAAGCCGCCATGCATGGCCACCCGGCTCAGTCGATCATGCAGCATCTTGCCAGCACGCAGTTCTGGTTCGAATCCTTTCAGAACTGGCAATCCGAATTTCTGTCGACGGCAGTGATCGTGGTGCTTTCGATTTTCCTGCGCTTCCGGGGATCACCAGAATCAAAGCCCGTTGCGGCGCCGCATTCCGAAACAGGCAGTTGA
- a CDS encoding ImmA/IrrE family metallo-endopeptidase, translating into MNDELMMDLADCAAPESIIACILRHHPDWAAPVPIEDLASSINIIDILEMETEEFEGGLTTDPDKRKGVILYKAGTKGGRRRFTIAHEIGHFLIPWHKGDQRCTKKDMIERRIETLVQKQETEANRFAAGILMPRPWFVSDMRKLGDADVEHVKTLARQYGTSVEATVARYVELTDDCCAFVFSKDGIIRYTRATKDFPPLSVRSKHHLPERSLSGRSSNRTQSRPSEWAEIQGSVWLNGEGRSHCPKVLEQTLLQREGYQLTLLFIAPDEIEDAEEIEALEESWTPRFRR; encoded by the coding sequence ATGAACGACGAGCTGATGATGGATCTCGCGGACTGTGCCGCTCCAGAGTCTATCATCGCTTGCATCCTTCGCCATCACCCGGACTGGGCGGCGCCGGTCCCAATCGAAGATCTGGCAAGCTCCATCAACATTATCGACATTTTGGAGATGGAAACAGAGGAGTTCGAGGGCGGCCTCACCACCGATCCAGACAAACGGAAGGGTGTCATTCTCTACAAGGCCGGGACAAAGGGTGGGCGTCGACGCTTCACCATCGCTCACGAGATCGGACATTTCTTGATCCCGTGGCATAAGGGGGATCAGCGCTGTACGAAAAAGGACATGATCGAGCGGCGGATTGAAACGCTTGTTCAGAAACAGGAAACAGAAGCCAACCGGTTTGCGGCCGGCATACTCATGCCGAGGCCATGGTTCGTTTCCGATATGCGCAAACTGGGCGATGCCGACGTAGAGCACGTCAAAACGCTTGCTAGACAATACGGGACAAGCGTCGAGGCGACTGTTGCCCGGTATGTCGAGCTGACCGATGATTGCTGTGCGTTCGTATTCTCGAAAGACGGGATTATTCGATACACCAGGGCGACCAAGGATTTTCCACCTCTGTCGGTTCGCTCGAAACATCATCTTCCAGAGCGAAGCCTATCCGGGCGATCCTCTAACCGCACACAATCCCGTCCGTCAGAATGGGCTGAAATTCAGGGAAGTGTCTGGCTAAACGGTGAAGGCCGTTCTCATTGCCCAAAAGTTCTGGAGCAGACGCTGCTTCAACGGGAGGGTTACCAGCTCACGCTGCTTTTTATTGCGCCTGATGAAATTGAAGATGCGGAAGAGATCGAAGCCTTGGAAGAAAGTTGGACACCACGGTTTCGTCGGTAA